CTCGGAGGCGATCGCGCGGGTCTGTTCGCCGAGCAACGGTGCCTGCAGCAGCGGTGGATCCGCGATGCGATCCGAATGGATCTGCACGTTCTCCATCGTGAACGGCTCGTCGGAGTGGGGATGCAGCTCCTCGCGGAACGCGCGCCGCTGCACGTAGTAGTTCCAGCCGGAGACCTCGGCGGCGCGCAGGGCGGCACCGGCCGGGACCCCACCCGCCTGCAGCAGGTCCATCGCGTCGGGCGCCGTGCGCCGGGACGTCCAGGCCCGTACCGCCTCGTCGATACGGTCGCGCTGGGCATGCCGACCGCTCCGGTTGCTCAGGTGCTCGTCGGTGGCGAGGTCGGGACGGTCGATCACCGCGCACAACGCGCACCAGTCGGCGTCGTCGCGGACGGTGACCGCGACCCAGCTGTCCTCGCCGACCGCCGGGAACAGGCCCCACGGCGCATCGTGGGCGGGCTGGTCCGACGGTGCGTGGCCGCGGCGCACCAGGGCGTCCGCGGCGATCTCGCCGGCCAGGTGGCTGAGCATCACCTCCGATTGCGCGACGCTGACGCAACCGCCGGACGACGTGCGTTCCCGGCGCAACAGCAGCGACAGTGCGCCGAGGGCGCCGATCCTGGCGGCGACGTGGTCGGGATAGACGGTGACCGCGTCGCAGAACGACTCCGGTTCGTCGGGGTAGACCCAGAGATCGGTGAACCCGGCTGCCGCGCGCACCAGCGGGCCGTAACCCATCCGCTTTGCCCACGGTCCGGTGGGCCCGAATGCCGAACTGTCCACGGCCACGATGCCCGGGTTCACCTCCCGCAAGGTCTGATGGTCCATCCCGAGTGCCTCGGCCACCCCGGGCTTGAAATTGGTGAGCACCACGTCGGACATCGCCACCAACCGGTGCGCCAGCGCTCTGCCCCGCGCAGTTCTCAGATCGATGCCGATTGACCGCTTGTTGCGGTGGCCGGCGGCGTAGGTCTGCGACATCGAGGCCAGGTTGCCGCGCAGCCCGTCAGGGAACGCCGAGTTCTCGATCTTGATCACCTCGGCACCGAGGTCGCCGAACAGGCGTCCGGTGTCGGAGCCGACCACGATCACGCCGAGGTCGAGAACCCGGATCCCTTCCAGCGGAAGGCCTTCGTCGCGGCGTGGGCGGTGCCCGAGCACCGGGGCGACATCGAGGCGTCGGCCCGGTTCTGGTCCGACCCGTGCGCCGGCTCGCTGCCCGTCGATCTCGATGACGCCGGCCGGCACCGGCGCCGACAGTGCGGGAGCCAACTCCACCTCGCGAAAGAATCCGCGGCTCTTCACCTGTGCGGTGTCGAGGGTTTCGGCTAGGGTCAGCACCGCCGCCGTCGGCACCCCGTGCCGCTGGCCGGCGACCTCCAATTCGGCTCGGGTCTGCCCGGCGCAGAACTGCCCGATCGCGGTCATCAGCTCCGGCGAGCTGAACCGCACCCGCAGCCGGTCGAACGAAGGATCGGCGAACTGCTCGGGCCGGCCCATCCACTCGAACATGCCGTGCCACTGACGTTTTGCCAGCAGGCAGATCCGGACGTGCCCGTCTTTGCACGGGATGATCGGGTAGCGCAGCCGTTCGGCGTTCCAGTCGCGTTGTTGTGCGCTGAGCGCGACACCGGCCGAGGCCGTCCCCGCTGTGCCGTACGGCGGGTCGAGCGTCTGCATGGCCCCGTCGAGAATCGAGAAGTCGATGAGATCGCCTTCGCCCGTGCGCAACCGGTCCAGGTAGACGCTGACGGTCATCACCGTGGCCTGGGCCGCGGCCACGTGATAGGGGAGCAGTGCGGCCGGCGGTACCAACGGTTCGCGACCCGGGATGCCGGAGCGGGACAGCTCGCTGCTCAGCGCATGCAGTACCGGGGTGGTGGCCTGCCATCCGCGGTAGTCGGTGTCACGCCCGAAATCGCTGATCGACAGGATCACCAGGCCGGGGTGCTCGGCGTGAATCGTGCTGACTGCCAGAGATTTCTCGGCGTCCGATCCGGGTCGGGTCTCCTCGATCAGGATGTCGGCACCGGCCAGCGACTGGACCCACCGGTCGTGGTCGCCGGGCATCGAAGGGTCGATGACGACGGACTCCAGCCCGTGCCGGTTGATCGCGAGCGCCACCGAGTCCGGTTCGATCCCGGCATCCCCGCCGATCGGAGCCGGGGCCTCGGCGGTGACACCGGGCAGGTGCACCTGGGTGACGGTGGCACCGAGGTCGGCCAGCAGGCGACCGACCGCGGTCATCGGGCCCCGCGTCAGGTCGAGCACGCGAACCCCCGACAGCGGTGGGTCGTAACGGTCTGGGTCGGCCATCGGCGTCAGCTGCGGCGGGCCTGGCGGAACGGGATGTCGCGGTCGACCTCGGGCTCCTTGGCGAGGCCGAGGACCCGTTCGCCGATGATGTTGCGCTGGATCTGGTCGGTGCCGCCCCCGATCGAGGTGAAGAACGCGTTGAGGGTCAGGAAGTTGATGTCGTCGGCCTCGGGATTGTCGGGGCCGGCCAAAAGCGCTTCGGCACCGATGATCTCGGTCTTGAGCCGGGCCTCGGCATGCAGGATGTTCGACATGGCCAGCTTGCCCAGTGACATGATCGAACTGGAGGTTCCTTGTGCCGCAGCGGCTTTGGCGCGGGCATTGTTGAGCGAGTTGAGTTCGCGCAGCGCCAGCACGTTCGCCAGTTCCCGGCGCACCGCCGGATCCTCCAGGCGGCCGTGCTCGCGGGCCAGGCCGATGAGGTCGTCGGCGCGGGTGCGGTTACGGGAGCCTCGGCCGGCGTCACCCATGATCGACCGCTCATAGGCCAGCGCGGTCTGCAACACCTTCCACCCGTTGCCCTCGCCGCCCAGCAGGTAGGCGTCGGATACCCGGGCATCGGTGATGAACACCTCGTTGAAGTGCGATTCACCGGTGATCTGCACCAGTGGGCGCACCTCGATACCTGGCTGGCGCATCGGAATCATGAAGAAACTCAAGCCCTTGTGTTTGGGCACATCCCAGTCCGTGCGCGCGATCAACAGCGCGTACTCCGCCGTGGTCGCACCCGACGTCCACACCTTCTGGCCGTTGACCACCCACTCGTCGCCGTCCCGGACCGCGGTGGTGCGCACGGCGGCCAGGTCGGATCCGGCTCCGGGCTCGCTGTACAGCAGGCAGGTGCGGATCTGTTCGGTGAGGAAATCCCGCACCAGGTCGTGCTTGAGCTGCTCGGTGCCGAACTTCAGCGCGGTGTTGGCCGGGATGCTGTACTTGTCCTGCCGTGCACCGGGCGCCTTGACGGCCCGGAATTCCTGCTCGACGACGGCGGCGAGGGCATTCGGGTACTCCCGCCCGAACCATTCGGCGGGAAAGGTCGGCACCGCGTAGCCCGCGTCGAGCACCTTGTGCAGCCACGCCACCCGTTCGGGCGAACTGACCCACGGATTCGTGGATTTGGGCAGCCCGGTCCAGTTCTGGGCCAGCCACTCGCGCACCTCGGTGCGCAGTTGATCAGCGCTGGGCAGGTCGTGGGCGGTCATCGTCAGGCGCCTTTCGACGAGAGGTAGCGCTCGCGGTGCACACCGGAGCCGCCGAACAGTTGCAGGCCGGTGCGGGCCCGGCGCAGGAACAGGTGGGCCGGGTGCTCCCAGGTGAATCCGATGCCGCCGTGCATCTGGATCGCCGACATCGCGACCGTATGGTAGGCCTCGGCGCACGTGAAACCGGCCAGTGCGATTGCCCCGCCGGCCTTTTCGCTTCCTGCAGCCAGCTCGGCGGCCGCGTGCTGGGCGGCCGAAGTGGCCGATTCCACCTGCACCAGCAGATCGGCCGCCATGTGCTTGAGGGCCTGGAAGCTGCCGATGGGCCGGCCGAACTGGATTCGGGTCTTGAGGTATTCCACGGTGATGTCGAAGATTCGTCTGGCCCCGCCGACCTGTTCACCCGCCAGTGCGACGAGAGCGAGGTCCAGTGCCTGTTGCACCGCGTCCCATCCGGCGGTACCGAGGCGACGGGCCGGGGTCGCGTCGAAAGTATACGTCGACAACGGCACGGTCGGATCGAAAACCGTTGCGGCCGTGCGCTCGAACCCGTCCGCGCCGGGCTCGACCTGGAAGATCCCGACGTCGCCCTCGGTTCGCGCCACCACCAGGATGACGTCTGCGGCCTGGCCGTGGAGGACGTAGTGGGCGGTGCCGGACAACGTGTAAGCCGATCCCGCCGAGGCGCTTTCCGTCGCGGCGCGAACCGCGACACCCTCGCGCGCCCAGGTGCCGCGGGCACCGGTCAGTGCGACGGTGGCCACGGAGGTGCCCGCGGCCAGGCCGGGCAGCAACTCGTGCTTGTCGGCGCCAGTGCCTGCCGCGTCGATCAGGGCCGAAGCCAGTACCGCGCTGGAAAGGAACGGAGCCGGCAACAGGGCGGCCCCGGTCTCCTCGGCGACCGCTTCGAGTTCGAGCGGGCCGAGGCCGACGCCGCCGTAGTCACTGTCGACCAGCAGGCCGGTGACACCCTGGGCGGCCAGCTTGCGCCACAACTCCCGGTCGAACCCGTCGCCGGTTCCGATCACCCGCCGGACGTCCGGCTCGGTGCATTCGTCGTGCAACAAGTCCCTGACCGCGGCGGCCAGTTCCGCCCGCTCGGCCGCACTGATCGTCATGGGCGCCCGCCTTCCTCGTTCGGATCCATGCAAGCGGGCGTACGGCGTGGTGTAAATCACGGATTCGGACACCGGCAGATTTCCGAACGGGACATGCCGGCGCTGCCGGCGTGAAAGCTAGGCCGGGGCGGCGATCCCTGCGGTGACCGCGCCGGTGGCCCGGATCAGATCGGCCGGGGCAAGGGCGATGTCCCAACCGCGCTTGCCGGCACTGCACAGCACGGTGTCGAAGGTCAG
The genomic region above belongs to Mycolicibacterium sp. HK-90 and contains:
- a CDS encoding CoA transferase: MADPDRYDPPLSGVRVLDLTRGPMTAVGRLLADLGATVTQVHLPGVTAEAPAPIGGDAGIEPDSVALAINRHGLESVVIDPSMPGDHDRWVQSLAGADILIEETRPGSDAEKSLAVSTIHAEHPGLVILSISDFGRDTDYRGWQATTPVLHALSSELSRSGIPGREPLVPPAALLPYHVAAAQATVMTVSVYLDRLRTGEGDLIDFSILDGAMQTLDPPYGTAGTASAGVALSAQQRDWNAERLRYPIIPCKDGHVRICLLAKRQWHGMFEWMGRPEQFADPSFDRLRVRFSSPELMTAIGQFCAGQTRAELEVAGQRHGVPTAAVLTLAETLDTAQVKSRGFFREVELAPALSAPVPAGVIEIDGQRAGARVGPEPGRRLDVAPVLGHRPRRDEGLPLEGIRVLDLGVIVVGSDTGRLFGDLGAEVIKIENSAFPDGLRGNLASMSQTYAAGHRNKRSIGIDLRTARGRALAHRLVAMSDVVLTNFKPGVAEALGMDHQTLREVNPGIVAVDSSAFGPTGPWAKRMGYGPLVRAAAGFTDLWVYPDEPESFCDAVTVYPDHVAARIGALGALSLLLRRERTSSGGCVSVAQSEVMLSHLAGEIAADALVRRGHAPSDQPAHDAPWGLFPAVGEDSWVAVTVRDDADWCALCAVIDRPDLATDEHLSNRSGRHAQRDRIDEAVRAWTSRRTAPDAMDLLQAGGVPAGAALRAAEVSGWNYYVQRRAFREELHPHSDEPFTMENVQIHSDRIADPPLLQAPLLGEQTRAIASELLGLADAEIDDLIAAGVLEVPQNEARGRPAGSAPISR
- a CDS encoding acyl-CoA dehydrogenase family protein — encoded protein: MTAHDLPSADQLRTEVREWLAQNWTGLPKSTNPWVSSPERVAWLHKVLDAGYAVPTFPAEWFGREYPNALAAVVEQEFRAVKAPGARQDKYSIPANTALKFGTEQLKHDLVRDFLTEQIRTCLLYSEPGAGSDLAAVRTTAVRDGDEWVVNGQKVWTSGATTAEYALLIARTDWDVPKHKGLSFFMIPMRQPGIEVRPLVQITGESHFNEVFITDARVSDAYLLGGEGNGWKVLQTALAYERSIMGDAGRGSRNRTRADDLIGLAREHGRLEDPAVRRELANVLALRELNSLNNARAKAAAAQGTSSSIMSLGKLAMSNILHAEARLKTEIIGAEALLAGPDNPEADDINFLTLNAFFTSIGGGTDQIQRNIIGERVLGLAKEPEVDRDIPFRQARRS
- a CDS encoding acyl-CoA dehydrogenase family protein → MTISAAERAELAAAVRDLLHDECTEPDVRRVIGTGDGFDRELWRKLAAQGVTGLLVDSDYGGVGLGPLELEAVAEETGAALLPAPFLSSAVLASALIDAAGTGADKHELLPGLAAGTSVATVALTGARGTWAREGVAVRAATESASAGSAYTLSGTAHYVLHGQAADVILVVARTEGDVGIFQVEPGADGFERTAATVFDPTVPLSTYTFDATPARRLGTAGWDAVQQALDLALVALAGEQVGGARRIFDITVEYLKTRIQFGRPIGSFQALKHMAADLLVQVESATSAAQHAAAELAAGSEKAGGAIALAGFTCAEAYHTVAMSAIQMHGGIGFTWEHPAHLFLRRARTGLQLFGGSGVHRERYLSSKGA